From the genome of Adhaeribacter pallidiroseus:
GATTGGATGTTTTCGGATACCATGCTCCGGTACTTTTTAAAATACAACGTGTTTTAAAGCAAAATGTAATAGTTTACCAGGATTTAAAAGTAAACGGTATATCTTGCTTTAAAATTTAAGCATTACTTTCCTGATTAAAGTAATCTAATAGAATTTTAGTTTTTGCTTTGCCAATTTCGGCTTCTAACTCGGTTTCTGATAATTCTTTGATTTTCTTAACGGATTTAAACTTCGAAAGTAATTTTTGAGCAGTAGTCGGACCTAAGCCTTTAATTTCAGTAATTTCAGTCTTTAAAGTACCTGCATCGCGTCTGTCGCGATGAAAAGTTATTCCGAAACGATGTGCCTCATTGCGAATACGTTGCAGCAAACGCAACGATTCTGATTTTTTATCAATGTAAAGGGGTAGTGTATCGCCGGGATAAAATATTTCTTCTAACCGCTTGGCAATACTTATTACCGCTACTTGTGTGTAAATACCTAAATCTTTTAGCGCCTTTACCGCCATACTCAACTGCCCTTTACCACCATCAATAACGATTAATTGAGGGAGTGGAGTACCTTCATCAAGTAACCGCCGATACCGGCGAGTCACGATTTCGTACATCGAGGCAAAATCATCAGGACCTACAACTGTTTTTATATGATAATGCCGGTAATCTTTTTTACTGGGTTTCGCATTTCGGAAACAGACCATGGAAGCAACAGGGGTGGTGCCTTGAATATTTGAATTATCAAAGCATTCAATATGTTTGGGCAGCTCGCTTAAGCGCAAATCTTTCTTTAGGGTTTCCATAATCCGCACCTCGTTGGAGTCTTTGGACTTTTCATTCATGCTTTCTTTTTCTTTGCGTAGGTAAAGCACATTTTTAAGCGATAAATTCAATAATTTACGCTTGTCGCCAATTTGCGGTACAGTTACAGTTACATTGTCTAATGGCAATTTTAGCTCCTCAATGTTGGTGAGTATTTCCTTAGATTCACTTTCGAAATCGTGCCGCAATTGCACGATAATAGTGGCTAAAATATCAACATCAGTCTCGTCGAGTTTCTTGGTTATTTCCAAAGATTGAGTCTGAATAATAGCACCATTCATTACTTTTAAATAGTTAATAAAGGCGCATTTTTCGTTCGACGTAATAGTAAAAATATCAATGTTGGTAAGGGTATTACTAACTACTGTTGATTTAGCCTGAAAATCTTCTAAAACATCTAGCTTTTGCTTATAAGAATGAGCCAACTCATACTGGGTTTCCTGAGCCGCGGCCACCATTTTATCTTTAAAATAAGCTTTAGCAATGCTTAAGTTACCCGATAAAATATTTCGGATTTGTAGAATGTGTTGGTTATAAGATTCTTCGTCGTACAGGTTTTCGCAGGGGCCTTTGCAATTACCAATGTGATACTCCAGGCACACCTTAAATTTACCGCGCTCAATATTATCCGGCGATAAGTTGTACGTACAGGTTCGTAAGGGATATAACGACCGGATCATTTCCAGTACCACGTTCATGTTGGTTACACTGGCGTAAGGACCGTAGTATTTAGAGCCATCGTTAATTTTATTACGGGTACTAATTACCCGCGGAAAGCGCTCGTTGGTAACGCAGATATACGGGTACGTTTTCCCGTCTTTTAGTAAAATATTGTATTTGGGCTGATATTGCTTAATTAAGTTGTTTTCCAGCAGAAAAGCATCACTTTCCGTATCCACAATGGTAAATTGAATATTGCGGATATGGGAAATTAATTTACGGGTTTTATTATTGTGCTGAGTTGATTTATTAAAGTAACTACTTACTCTTTTCCGAATGTCAACTGCTTTCCCGACGTAAATAATTTCATCTTTCTCATCGAAAAACTTATAAATGCCCGGTCGATTAGGCAAATGCTTTATTTTCTCACGTATAATCTCTTCCGCAGGCATAATTTTAGAATCTAGAAACTAGATGCTTAATTTTTAAATTATTAAGTATAACCGGAAAATACTTAAATCTGGAGGAGCATACGCTTCATATTAAGGGCTATAAACCCAAGATAATTAAGGAAATCTATTATCTAGCGTTTAGATTCCCTCGTCCAGTTGTATTTCCGGATTTAAGATTTCTCCTTGATTTACAGAGTCAGAAGGTGTGCCACCTACATTATTGTATTTAGCACAATCAATTTCTACTGTTAAAGGCGCAGTAGGTTTCGGGAACGGACCGGTATTAATAGAAATACTTTTATCCGATAAAACTTTTTGCATGAATAATCCATATTCCGGTAAAGCTAGTTTATTACCTTGCCCGTAAGCGGCACTCCGGAAGTGAATGCTGCGGTTTTCGCCACCTACCCATGCCCCACAAACCAAGTCGGGCGTAATGGCTATAAACCAGGCATCGGAATAATTACTGGTAGTGCCGGTTTTAGCGCCAATTTCATTTTTGAGTTTATGCCGGAAACGGAGACCGTAGTAAGAAGTACCTCCTTTTATATCGGCACCACCTTTTAATAAATGCACCATAAGATAAGCGGTTTCTTCACTGATAACATCGCGCGATTTGGGAACGAAGTTGAGCAATAAATTA
Proteins encoded in this window:
- the uvrC gene encoding excinuclease ABC subunit UvrC, whose product is MPAEEIIREKIKHLPNRPGIYKFFDEKDEIIYVGKAVDIRKRVSSYFNKSTQHNNKTRKLISHIRNIQFTIVDTESDAFLLENNLIKQYQPKYNILLKDGKTYPYICVTNERFPRVISTRNKINDGSKYYGPYASVTNMNVVLEMIRSLYPLRTCTYNLSPDNIERGKFKVCLEYHIGNCKGPCENLYDEESYNQHILQIRNILSGNLSIAKAYFKDKMVAAAQETQYELAHSYKQKLDVLEDFQAKSTVVSNTLTNIDIFTITSNEKCAFINYLKVMNGAIIQTQSLEITKKLDETDVDILATIIVQLRHDFESESKEILTNIEELKLPLDNVTVTVPQIGDKRKLLNLSLKNVLYLRKEKESMNEKSKDSNEVRIMETLKKDLRLSELPKHIECFDNSNIQGTTPVASMVCFRNAKPSKKDYRHYHIKTVVGPDDFASMYEIVTRRYRRLLDEGTPLPQLIVIDGGKGQLSMAVKALKDLGIYTQVAVISIAKRLEEIFYPGDTLPLYIDKKSESLRLLQRIRNEAHRFGITFHRDRRDAGTLKTEITEIKGLGPTTAQKLLSKFKSVKKIKELSETELEAEIGKAKTKILLDYFNQESNA